The genomic window CAATCTTCAAATAGTAAGGAGTGAAATAAAACTGCAAAGTGAAATTTTAAATATGCTAAAAAAAAGAAAGTCGCTTGGGCTAAGTTCATCAATCGATAGTAATTTTAATCAAATTGAACTGAATAAAAATATACAAAAGTTAAATGAGGAGCAATACCAACTTAATGATACAAAATCAAAATTAGCCTCAATCTTAGGCATTTCAGCAGAAAAATTTAATACGATGCGAGTTGCCAATATAAATTTTGATCAAAATATTGAGGGCTTTAGCAAAATACTTGATGATGAAACAAAACAACAGGATATTATCAATCTTGGCCTGTTTAATCGTATTGATTTAAGAATAGCCTTAGCAAAATATGCGGTTTCAGAATCGCAACTCAAATTAAATATTGCAAATCAATATCCTGATATTAGATTTTCGCCTGCCTATATTTTTGATTACGGATCCAGCAAATGGCTTCTCGGCATAACTTCAATAATTCCAACAGTCGAAAAAAATAAAAACCTCGTTGAAGAAGCAAAAAAACTAAGAGATATTGAAAACCTACAAGTGGAAAGAATCCAAACGTCAATCGTCAATGAATTAGCAAAACTAAGAGATAATTATATAAATGCTAAAGATATGGTTAGGAAAGATACTGAAGACCTATCAGCAGCAAATGAGCTGGAAAATTCAATTGAAAGTAAATTTAATCAAGGTGAAATTGATCGAATTGAATTAACCCAGCAAAAATTAATAACTATGCAATACAAACGAAGATTTTATACAAATAAAATTACATTAATGAAAATAGGTTTTGACTTTGAAGCGCTTTTACAAGAACCCCTAAACAACAAGAAAAATAATGAAAAATAAACTGAATACTTTTCTTGTTATCCAAGTAATACTAATTTTAATTCTAGTATGGCTACTAACTTATTTCGGTCGAGATGAATTTAATAACATAAAACCGAATACAGATAATTCAAAAAATGCACAAAGTTTATTAAAGACAGCTAATGGAGTGAGCTATATAACTCTTAGTTCTGAAATACAGTCTAATAGCGGAATAAAGATCCAACCTGTCCAATCTTCAACTTATATAAAGAACCTTACAAATTATGCAACTGTGCTTAGTATTGACTTATTGATTGAACAAAAAAATAGATTTAATGAAATTAAAAATCAAATAAGCCTCTTATCGAATGAATTAGATAGGGATAAAAAAAATTACGAAAGATTTAAAGCGCTTAACGATGACAATAAAAATATATCAGATAAAGCATTACAAGAAATGAAAGTTAATTTTGACAATACAAAAATAAAATTACAGGCTACTCAAGAACTTATAACTGGAATTAAGCAAAATATCAGGGCTCAATGGGGTGAAATAATATTATCTATGATTGATGTTGGCGCAAGAAAAGAATTATTTGATTTTCTCGTTCAAGGAAAAGCGCGGATTGTAAAGGTAACATTATCTGAGAATGCTAATGATCAACCTCCAAAAAATATTAGCTTAGCTTTAATCGACAATCTAAATGAAAAATTTTTAGCAAACTATCTAGCAGAATCACCCACTTTAGATAAATCGATTAAGGGAAAAACTTACTTTTATATTGTTTACAGTAATCAATTAAGAATTGATTCAAAAGTAATTGCTAGTCAAGTGCAAGATAGTTTATCTTCTGATTCTGGAAAGTATTTAGCAATTCCAAAAGAAGCAGTAGTTTGGAACTCTGGACAAGCATGGGTTTATTTGCAATCAAGTGAAAATAAATTTTTCCGTAAATCTATTGAAACCAATACTGAAAGTCCGAATGGTTGGATTGTTGAAGAAAATCATATCAAAGAAAACGACCTAATCGTAATTAATGGCGCTCAACTCTTGCTCTCAGAAGAATTTAAATATCAAATAAAAAATGAAAACAATGACTAAATTAATATGATGTCGTCTATTGTAAAGTTTTCAATAAGATATACAGGCGTCATCATAGGCCTTGCAGTGATCGCTATCATATTTGGGCTATATCAAATTACCAGAAGTCCTTTAAATGTTTTTCCTGAATTCTCCCCCAACCAAGTAATTATTCAAACGGAATCTCCAGGTCTTTCATCTGATTTAGTAGAATCGCTTGTTACCCTTCCTATTGAGAAAAATTTAGGAGGAACTATTGGCATTGAGACAATAAGATCTCAATCCATACCCGGGCTATCTGTCATCACTATCATTTTTGATGAGCGGACTGATATATTTAGAAATCGGCAAGTGATCTCTGAAAGACTTGCATCAATCACAAGCATCATGCCACAAGGTATTATCCCTAAAATAACACCACTAACATCGGCAGCATCATCAGTTTTGGGTATTGGAATTACATCAAAAACAAAATCTTTAACTGAAATTAGGACAGTGACTGATCGAGTAATTATTCCTCATCTCTTGTCAATCCGAGGCGTTGCAGATGTAAATATATTTGGTGGCAAAGTGAAACAATATCAAATTGAAATCCAGCCAGAAAAATTGATTCAATCAAATATTTCAATTGAACAAATTATTAATGCAGCTAGCAAGTCTTCGGGGGTAAGAGGGGCAGGTTTCATTGAAAATAGTAATCAAAGAATTATTGTTAATACGGAAGGCCAATCTAAATCTTTAGAAGATATTGGTAAAACACCTGTAATTACTAATAAAAATCAGATCATTTATCTTAAAGATCTAGCTGTGATCAAAGAAGGGTCAGTCCCAACAATCAGCGCAGCATCAATCAATGGTGAGGAAGGAATTTATTTATCTGTCCAAGGCCAGTTGGGTTCTGACACTTATAAACTTACCCAGCTAATTGAGGCAGCAGTTTTAGATATGAAACCATCACTTCTTGAGCAAGACATTCAAATCAACCCCGAATTATTTAGGCCTGCAAATTTTATCGATGCTTCGATAAAGGGCGTTCGTCTTGATATATTAATTGGCTCATTGCTTGTTATTATAATTTTATTTTTATTTTTATTTAACCTAAGAACGGCTTTTATATCGGCAACAGCAATACCACTTTCACTTCTAAGTGCAATTATTGTTTTAAGCTATTTTAATCTTGGTTTAAATATTATGGTTTTAAGTGGTCTCGCCATTGCTCTCGGGGAAGTTGTTGATGACGCTATAATTGATTCAGAAAATATCTTTAGACGACTAAAAGAAAATCTTAAATTAGCAAATCCATTGCCTATTGCAAAGGTCGTTTATGATGCCTCAATGGAAGTAAGAAGTTCCGTTGTATATGCCACAATGATTGTTGTAACAGTTTTTCTCCCCCTTCTTTCTTTAAATGGCGTTGCTGGAAAACTTTTTGGACCGCTTGGTTTGGCTTATATTTTTTCTATATTAGCCTCACTGGTAGTCGCGCTTACAGTAACGCCGGCTTTGTCTTATCTGCTGCTTGGGAAACAAAAATTCAAATCGTCTGAATCACCAATGATGTCTTATTTAAAGGCTAGGTATATTAAGACACTTTACTTGATTGAAAAGAAATCAACGGCAATTACGTTATTTACATTTACTTTCATATTGATTGGCTTTTCTCTTGTGCCATTGTTTAAAACACAATTTATCCCTCCTCTTCATGAAGGTCATTTCATTATGCATATGACTACCCTTCCTGGAACCTCAGAAAAAGAATCATTGCGTATTGGAAATGAAATTAGTAAAAAAATTCGTGAAATACCTGAAGTAAAATCTGTTGCTCAATGGGTAGGCAGATCACCAATGGGGGCTGATACGTTTGGGACACATTACAGTGAATTTGAAATCGAACTTAAAAATTCAGATGGGCCAACACAAGATAAGATCTTGGGACAGATTGAAAACTTAACACAAAATAATAACTATGTAGGACTTAATTTTGCTATTAACACATTCCTAACAGAGCGAATTGAAGAAACGATTTCAGGGTACTACTCCTCGGTAGTAGTAAATATTTTTGGTACAAATCTTGATACTATTGACCAAGATACCCAGAAAATATCATCTGCTCTAGCTTCTATTAAGGGTGCAAAAAATATCAATATAGTATCTCCTGCTGGCACACCACAAATTACGATACATTTTTTATCTGAAAAATTGAGTCAGTGGGGCATTCAAA from Candidatus Methylopumilus planktonicus includes these protein-coding regions:
- a CDS encoding TolC family protein — encoded protein: MKTRALILQFFPSLFFVCFVAISLSGCNFNSYETKPIANQEVIEKITTKDPEDPKFKEFLRVQGFKEDNLSIKEWGLRELMLCALFFNPRIEIAKKEWDVAKIQEIIAPIKAPSSIGFEGGRQTTGVKESSRDAFGLTLITLFETADKAKIREEKARNQSLIKRLELRKLAWDIKSDLTLNFIRYHQHLLNLQIVRSEIKLQSEILNMLKKRKSLGLSSSIDSNFNQIELNKNIQKLNEEQYQLNDTKSKLASILGISAEKFNTMRVANINFDQNIEGFSKILDDETKQQDIINLGLFNRIDLRIALAKYAVSESQLKLNIANQYPDIRFSPAYIFDYGSSKWLLGITSIIPTVEKNKNLVEEAKKLRDIENLQVERIQTSIVNELAKLRDNYINAKDMVRKDTEDLSAANELENSIESKFNQGEIDRIELTQQKLITMQYKRRFYTNKITLMKIGFDFEALLQEPLNNKKNNEK
- a CDS encoding efflux RND transporter permease subunit — protein: MMSSIVKFSIRYTGVIIGLAVIAIIFGLYQITRSPLNVFPEFSPNQVIIQTESPGLSSDLVESLVTLPIEKNLGGTIGIETIRSQSIPGLSVITIIFDERTDIFRNRQVISERLASITSIMPQGIIPKITPLTSAASSVLGIGITSKTKSLTEIRTVTDRVIIPHLLSIRGVADVNIFGGKVKQYQIEIQPEKLIQSNISIEQIINAASKSSGVRGAGFIENSNQRIIVNTEGQSKSLEDIGKTPVITNKNQIIYLKDLAVIKEGSVPTISAASINGEEGIYLSVQGQLGSDTYKLTQLIEAAVLDMKPSLLEQDIQINPELFRPANFIDASIKGVRLDILIGSLLVIIILFLFLFNLRTAFISATAIPLSLLSAIIVLSYFNLGLNIMVLSGLAIALGEVVDDAIIDSENIFRRLKENLKLANPLPIAKVVYDASMEVRSSVVYATMIVVTVFLPLLSLNGVAGKLFGPLGLAYIFSILASLVVALTVTPALSYLLLGKQKFKSSESPMMSYLKARYIKTLYLIEKKSTAITLFTFTFILIGFSLVPLFKTQFIPPLHEGHFIMHMTTLPGTSEKESLRIGNEISKKIREIPEVKSVAQWVGRSPMGADTFGTHYSEFEIELKNSDGPTQDKILGQIENLTQNNNYVGLNFAINTFLTERIEETISGYYSSVVVNIFGTNLDTIDQDTQKISSALASIKGAKNINIVSPAGTPQITIHFLSEKLSQWGIQKTDLLNAIRAAFEGLPVAQVYEGNAKVNISIILNKNFRDDITDIQKLPIMAADGKIVELGQVAYIAQENGRSKILHQGGKRIQTITADIGERDINDFNNDLKSELNKLKLNQGNYYEITGEAQANTKSQEELIVHSVIAGAGILLLLYIAFGNLRNLLLTLFNLPFALIGGVFAVTFNAGWISIGSIVGFVTLFGITLRNSIMLISHYQHLINIENRIWNLETCIKGASERLPSILMTAIVTALGLLPLALGSGEPGKEIEGPMASIIVGGLVTSTILNLLILPSIMLHFGKFEKEE